Proteins encoded in a region of the Teredinibacter purpureus genome:
- a CDS encoding proprotein convertase P-domain-containing protein, with protein MQMIKVVMGLLLVGCVNSASALPFSFNSHDVPEDIPENPTTTLGNTYSYMMTIGAAGIISDLNVYVDIDHTWTGDLDIYISDLLTGTTVHLFDQHGGSGNDITGVTFDDEAATVISSADAPFGPGTFRGVQSLTAFDGLSLASVWELTIVDNYHADVGTLWNWGIRGETADVPEPGNLVLIGLGLLGISLARKRHM; from the coding sequence ATGCAGATGATTAAAGTGGTGATGGGCTTGCTGTTGGTCGGGTGCGTGAATAGCGCATCGGCTTTGCCTTTTAGTTTTAATTCACATGATGTGCCGGAAGATATCCCGGAAAACCCCACGACTACGTTGGGGAATACTTATTCTTATATGATGACGATAGGTGCCGCAGGTATAATTTCAGACTTAAATGTTTATGTGGATATTGATCATACGTGGACAGGTGATCTGGATATTTATATCAGCGACTTATTAACCGGCACCACTGTCCACTTATTTGATCAGCACGGTGGTAGCGGTAATGATATTACCGGTGTTACGTTTGACGACGAAGCGGCTACGGTTATTTCCAGTGCCGATGCGCCGTTTGGGCCGGGGACTTTTCGTGGTGTTCAGTCCTTAACGGCTTTTGACGGGCTTTCATTAGCGAGTGTTTGGGAGCTAACGATTGTCGATAATTACCATGCCGATGTAGGCACTTTATGGAATTGGGGTATTCGTGGTGAAACGGCCGATGTTCCAGAACCTGGCAACCTTGTTTTAATCGGTTTGGGTCTTCTGGGTATTAGCTTGGCGCGAAAGCGTCATATGTAA
- a CDS encoding PEP-CTERM sorting domain-containing protein: MQMLKIAVGFVLAVSMSSALAIPFSYDSHDVPENIPEDPSVTSGNTYSYLMSISAVGQITDLNVYLDIDHTYTADLDIFISHVLTGTTVQLFDQHGGSGNDIIDVTFDDEAATSIASASAPFGPGSFQGVESLSAFDGLSLGGVWELTIVDNYTADTGILWNWGIRGDATDVPEPGSLALIGLGLVGLGLSRRKRV; this comes from the coding sequence ATGCAAATGTTAAAAATAGCCGTTGGTTTTGTACTGGCCGTATCTATGTCCAGTGCTTTAGCCATTCCTTTTAGTTACGATTCACACGATGTTCCGGAAAACATTCCTGAAGATCCATCGGTTACCAGTGGTAATACCTATTCATACCTAATGAGTATTAGTGCTGTTGGTCAGATTACTGATCTAAATGTATACCTTGATATTGATCATACGTACACAGCTGATCTTGATATTTTTATTAGCCATGTATTAACCGGCACTACTGTTCAGTTGTTTGATCAGCACGGTGGTAGCGGCAACGATATTATCGACGTTACATTTGATGATGAAGCAGCAACGTCAATCGCAAGTGCTTCAGCGCCCTTCGGTCCTGGTTCTTTCCAAGGTGTTGAATCTCTGTCAGCATTTGACGGGTTGTCTCTTGGTGGTGTTTGGGAATTAACGATTGTCGACAACTATACGGCGGATACTGGTATCTTATGGAACTGGGGTATTCGTGGTGACGCTACGGATGTACCTGAGCCAGGTAGTTTGGCGTTGATTGGTCTTGGTCTTGTTGGCCTTGGGTTATCTCGTCGTAAGCGTGTGTAG
- a CDS encoding TIGR00645 family protein, protein MEKFFETLMYRSRWALAPIYLGLSLAVIALGIKFFQEVAHLLLHIWEMKEADTILVVLSLIDISMVGGLLVMVMMSGYENFVSQLDLSGEEEKLSWLGKMDSSSLKAKIAASIVAISSIHLLKVFMAIQHTPDNKLYWYVIIHLTFVASAFAMGFLDTVSKKSN, encoded by the coding sequence ATGGAAAAATTCTTCGAAACGCTTATGTATCGTTCACGATGGGCACTCGCCCCTATCTATCTCGGGCTGAGCCTCGCGGTTATTGCGCTCGGCATAAAATTCTTTCAAGAAGTTGCCCATTTATTACTGCATATATGGGAAATGAAAGAAGCCGACACAATTCTCGTGGTGCTATCGCTCATTGATATCTCAATGGTGGGCGGCCTCTTGGTCATGGTCATGATGAGCGGTTATGAAAACTTTGTAAGCCAGCTCGATTTAAGTGGCGAAGAAGAGAAGCTGAGCTGGCTAGGCAAAATGGACTCCTCGTCACTCAAAGCCAAAATCGCAGCATCTATTGTGGCAATATCGTCTATTCATCTACTTAAAGTGTTTATGGCAATTCAGCATACACCCGACAACAAACTCTATTGGTACGTTATTATCCACTTAACCTTTGTCGCCTCTGCATTTGCCATGGGCTTTTTAGATACTGTGTCGAAAAAATCCAATTAA
- a CDS encoding glycosyl hydrolase produces MKPNLLALLITCTLVLAACGGGSSGGNSSSSSSSSSSSSSSSESSSESSSESSSESSSESSSESSSSSSSAPAVFIPNADSSGRPYCRYSNPASGWGWENEATCVVYQSSVDPGVGTLNNCRIGSDAITFCATDTGNWGYENNEYCISESFCPGKIESTQTALSDTLVNSNADATAQAVYTYLKGIWGNHMLSGQQDLTWSDSTDMYQRVINDTGKAPAIMGYDYMNYGVYNGGSGLSQTEEAIDHWDLGGLVTFCWHWRDPSGETNNFYSNQDQDSKNTAFEIPMANGALDTNSAAFTAITADIDLIAGELQTLEDAGTTVLWRPLHEAAGGWFWWGRSRADDAPAGYAQILLWQYMYDRLTTHHGLNNLIWVWNGQNGSWYPGDNYVDIVSHDIYDGRNNYASQIGTYNAAKAYPSQSKLIALSENSNIPDPDAMQADGAWWLFFVVWNDGSAGEGVTDPNNFWTGEYFNSDAHKSHVYNHELVITLDELPAF; encoded by the coding sequence ATGAAACCCAACCTGTTGGCCCTATTAATAACGTGCACCCTTGTACTTGCAGCCTGCGGTGGCGGCTCCAGTGGTGGCAACTCGAGCTCTAGCTCCTCTTCATCTAGCTCATCTAGTAGCAGTTCAGAAAGTAGCAGTGAAAGTAGCAGTGAAAGTAGCAGTGAAAGCAGTTCAGAAAGCAGTTCAGAAAGCTCTTCTAGCAGCTCTAGCGCCCCTGCTGTATTTATTCCAAATGCTGACTCCTCTGGCAGGCCCTATTGCCGCTATTCAAATCCGGCGAGCGGCTGGGGTTGGGAAAACGAGGCGACATGTGTTGTGTATCAATCATCTGTTGATCCCGGTGTAGGCACGTTAAATAACTGCAGGATTGGGAGCGACGCTATTACCTTTTGCGCAACCGATACCGGCAACTGGGGCTACGAAAACAACGAGTACTGCATTAGTGAAAGTTTTTGCCCCGGCAAAATTGAATCTACCCAAACGGCATTATCCGATACCTTAGTAAACAGCAATGCTGACGCAACTGCGCAAGCGGTTTACACCTACCTTAAAGGTATTTGGGGCAACCACATGCTCTCGGGCCAGCAAGACCTGACCTGGAGCGACTCTACCGACATGTATCAACGTGTTATAAACGATACCGGAAAAGCTCCTGCCATCATGGGTTACGACTACATGAATTACGGTGTTTACAACGGCGGTTCTGGTTTATCACAAACAGAAGAGGCCATCGACCACTGGGACTTAGGTGGGCTTGTCACTTTCTGCTGGCACTGGCGTGACCCTTCCGGTGAGACTAACAATTTCTACTCCAACCAAGACCAAGATAGCAAGAATACGGCATTCGAAATCCCCATGGCCAATGGTGCACTCGATACAAACAGTGCGGCTTTCACTGCAATTACCGCCGATATCGATCTTATCGCCGGTGAACTACAAACCCTAGAAGATGCCGGCACAACCGTTTTGTGGCGTCCACTTCACGAAGCCGCTGGCGGTTGGTTTTGGTGGGGACGTAGCCGAGCAGACGATGCGCCTGCGGGCTACGCACAAATTTTATTGTGGCAATATATGTACGACCGCTTAACCACGCATCACGGCCTAAACAACCTTATCTGGGTTTGGAATGGACAAAACGGTTCTTGGTACCCTGGTGACAACTATGTCGATATTGTCAGCCATGACATCTACGACGGGCGCAACAATTACGCATCGCAAATAGGGACTTACAACGCTGCGAAAGCCTACCCTTCACAAAGCAAGCTAATCGCACTTAGTGAAAACAGCAATATCCCTGACCCAGACGCAATGCAAGCCGATGGTGCCTGGTGGTTGTTTTTTGTTGTATGGAATGATGGCTCCGCTGGTGAAGGTGTAACCGATCCTAATAATTTTTGGACTGGTGAATACTTCAATTCTGACGCACACAAGAGCCACGTTTACAATCACGAACTCGTGATTACATTAGACGAACTACCTGCGTTTTAA
- a CDS encoding YfiR/HmsC family protein — MRINKLRPPSLLTFMLCIGLAIETLSPPAWAFSRDEIIASYLYNFIKTIEWPEQGTLQTITVGVYKPIDPLLPSQLQNHFKGALIHGLPIKIESISSDERLGSLQMLYIEESHNNALESLYRALGSSSTALVTNNYPAKQWVMINLSTTPDNRIQFEINKANMLVQGLTVLPDIILNGGSEIDVAQLFKAGQASLIKVQQNLRDREAQLKQLETGVKTLRSENTSLNTNLKVLQDNISHTQALLNEQKSLITKQRATLEKTNRERLRLTEDVEKKSQQLVNRQYLLEDIGQKIAARETKLKDLNDTLLKQKTTIIEQDDTITTQGIVVNNLIALVFLGLILVGVAVWAYVNKKRDAERLELRGRELSVARDKLATAKARAEDANQAKSEFLSLMSHELRTPLQAIIGYADVVIEDLKLEGKDTHATDLNRVITNSERLLRLINSVLDLAKIESGRMDINLRPVDLESIVADAVANIRPQCAAKRLELIVSASNGIALPIADSEKLLHIILNLLSNACKFTNSGVIKIVAENREKAIYISVQDTGPGISTQQLPFVFDRFQQADASTTRQHQGSGLGLAITKQFCELMGGNIEVHSELLMGTTFTVLIPQPIHTAEDVNELSSAKIRETIKNEKIIKGNDTIGTTILLIDDDDEFINIMTRTLSHEHYSVFSASTANEGLLLAKELNPSIIIIDLLLPDMHGWELFKALKETPMLAGTPLLVASVLDEKLQSELMGADDFLTKPVSRKTIVKAVKKYTTNEAEHP, encoded by the coding sequence ATGAGGATCAATAAACTCCGCCCCCCCTCATTGTTAACATTTATGCTGTGTATCGGTTTAGCGATCGAAACCCTGTCACCCCCTGCGTGGGCATTTAGCCGCGATGAGATAATTGCGTCCTACCTCTATAATTTTATCAAAACGATTGAATGGCCCGAACAGGGCACATTGCAGACTATTACTGTGGGCGTTTATAAACCCATAGACCCACTCTTACCTTCACAATTGCAAAACCATTTTAAAGGCGCACTGATTCACGGTCTCCCCATAAAAATTGAATCTATCTCAAGTGACGAACGCCTAGGTAGCCTGCAAATGCTCTACATAGAGGAAAGCCATAACAACGCGCTAGAATCGCTGTATAGAGCACTCGGCAGCTCTTCGACGGCTCTGGTAACCAACAACTACCCGGCCAAACAGTGGGTAATGATAAACCTCTCAACCACACCAGATAACCGAATTCAATTCGAAATAAACAAGGCCAACATGCTCGTTCAAGGCCTAACGGTATTACCTGACATTATATTAAATGGTGGCTCCGAGATTGATGTTGCTCAGCTATTTAAGGCGGGGCAGGCGTCGCTCATTAAAGTGCAACAAAACCTACGCGATAGAGAGGCCCAATTAAAACAACTCGAAACCGGTGTAAAAACACTCCGCTCAGAAAACACCAGCTTAAATACAAACCTTAAGGTACTACAAGATAATATTAGCCACACACAGGCTCTGCTTAATGAACAAAAATCGCTTATTACAAAACAGCGCGCAACACTAGAGAAAACTAATCGAGAACGCCTACGCTTAACCGAAGACGTAGAAAAAAAGTCGCAACAATTAGTCAATCGTCAGTACCTTCTAGAGGACATAGGCCAAAAAATTGCCGCCCGAGAAACTAAATTAAAAGACCTTAACGACACACTACTCAAACAAAAAACAACCATTATTGAGCAAGACGACACCATTACCACACAAGGTATTGTGGTCAACAATCTCATCGCACTCGTATTTCTCGGCTTAATATTGGTGGGCGTTGCAGTATGGGCCTATGTCAATAAGAAGAGAGATGCCGAACGGCTAGAGTTACGCGGTCGCGAATTAAGTGTCGCACGCGATAAGCTAGCGACGGCTAAAGCACGAGCAGAAGACGCCAATCAAGCAAAAAGCGAATTTTTATCATTAATGAGCCACGAGCTTCGCACGCCCTTACAAGCTATTATTGGCTACGCCGATGTCGTGATAGAAGATCTAAAATTAGAAGGAAAAGATACGCACGCAACCGATTTAAACCGCGTTATTACTAACAGCGAACGATTATTAAGGCTAATTAACAGTGTTTTAGACTTAGCCAAAATAGAATCTGGCCGGATGGACATCAATCTTCGCCCCGTTGACCTCGAATCTATTGTAGCCGACGCTGTTGCCAATATTCGACCACAATGTGCTGCCAAACGCCTAGAACTTATTGTAAGCGCTAGCAATGGCATTGCCTTGCCCATTGCCGACTCCGAAAAACTATTACATATTATTCTTAATTTGTTGAGCAATGCCTGTAAATTTACTAATTCAGGCGTTATAAAAATAGTGGCAGAAAACCGCGAAAAAGCGATTTATATTTCTGTTCAAGACACCGGCCCCGGTATTAGCACACAGCAACTCCCGTTCGTTTTTGACCGTTTCCAGCAAGCCGACGCCTCCACCACTCGACAACATCAAGGTAGCGGTTTGGGCTTAGCCATTACCAAACAATTTTGCGAATTAATGGGTGGGAACATTGAAGTTCACAGTGAGCTTCTTATGGGAACAACCTTTACTGTTCTTATACCTCAGCCTATTCACACCGCCGAAGATGTAAACGAATTATCTTCGGCAAAGATCCGGGAAACAATTAAAAACGAAAAAATAATCAAGGGAAACGATACTATCGGAACAACTATTCTGTTAATTGATGACGACGATGAATTTATCAATATAATGACTCGAACATTAAGCCATGAACACTACAGCGTTTTTTCCGCTAGTACGGCAAATGAAGGGTTACTCTTAGCAAAAGAATTGAATCCTAGCATTATTATCATAGATCTATTACTGCCCGACATGCATGGGTGGGAACTATTTAAAGCACTAAAAGAAACGCCTATGCTTGCCGGCACACCGCTACTGGTAGCCTCCGTTTTAGATGAAAAATTACAGAGTGAATTGATGGGAGCCGACGATTTTTTAACGAAGCCGGTTTCGAGAAAAACGATTGTTAAGGCGGTAAAAAAATATACCACTAACGAGGCAGAACACCCATGA
- a CDS encoding two-component system response regulator yields MHQDNQILVACDVEETLNLMVSRLDDGGYRSVHLARSAQEALALLDAHAIRCLVTTMDLSDLDGWRLARLVRCGALNCNASMPIIVLTDVWSQRIAEVTAREYGVNRLLAYSDVSAIAEEVGKCLSDRPSKFNKPRLLVIEDAADTADLIRRVLDRQYRIDVVDNGEDGIQLWKQYRHSLVLLDYMLPNMSGEEILKIILAINAEQAVVLMTAHSSRNLAEKIMLLGATDFLPKPFRTEQLRHVCELAVRREDFMLSNRQFSDQVKYLEKSEREYRNISEKHQQLLHNLQTVVMELDDELNITYLNYPWKVLMGYDIQASIGKSICDYLPTENREDYVALQKKLCSVLTGEILSYELELCLLDDSGQRLWAQMKVRRVIHSDISSLTICLDNITKRKQAQEELEYIAMHDALTGLFNRHYFEESLKHLYADTLRSKRQHGLLYIDLDHFKVINDTFGHREGDNVLREISKSMSRRVRASDMLCRIGGDEYAVLVHDIDEQGLYDIAKDIQKIVNDYTYHGENHQVNMGCSIGVSLMDGKLGCAEEYLMQADIALYVAKGRGRNIVHTYDLRDNESEELRSRINWAQRVRQAIASNRVVLHFQPVFDVKKEEYGYYEALVRLIDENGALIYPEKFISALEQTGEMHLLDRWVIKLAVEQLRKTPSLRKIAINLSAQAFNDDNLVPVIKESLSANLVDPSAITFELTESASLFNLNVTTRVIDQLHDIGCSFAIDDFGSGFSSFSYLKELPADFIKLDGSFVCRLHVDDVDKALVKSLIQVVKALGKKAVAEYVENEEVMKLLVEYGIDYVQGNYIGKALAVDDVLASYMTYDSRNDNLDVMGVLPR; encoded by the coding sequence ATGCATCAGGATAACCAGATATTAGTCGCGTGTGATGTTGAAGAAACATTGAACCTAATGGTGAGCCGTTTGGACGATGGCGGTTACCGTAGCGTTCATCTGGCACGTTCAGCCCAAGAGGCGTTAGCGTTATTGGACGCGCACGCCATCCGTTGCCTTGTGACCACAATGGATTTAAGCGATCTCGATGGCTGGCGATTGGCCCGTCTTGTCCGTTGTGGCGCGTTAAATTGTAACGCGTCCATGCCTATCATTGTGCTGACCGATGTCTGGAGCCAGCGTATTGCGGAAGTCACAGCGCGTGAATATGGTGTCAATCGACTGCTAGCTTATAGTGATGTAAGTGCTATAGCGGAGGAGGTTGGTAAGTGTCTATCTGATCGCCCGAGTAAGTTTAACAAGCCGCGACTTTTGGTCATCGAAGATGCTGCTGATACTGCCGATCTTATTCGGCGAGTGTTGGACCGCCAGTATAGGATTGATGTTGTTGATAATGGTGAGGATGGTATCCAGCTGTGGAAGCAGTATCGACATAGCTTGGTGTTGTTGGATTATATGTTGCCTAATATGTCTGGCGAGGAGATTCTTAAGATTATATTGGCGATAAACGCTGAACAAGCGGTGGTTTTGATGACCGCACATTCAAGCCGTAATCTCGCCGAGAAGATTATGCTGCTAGGAGCAACAGATTTTTTACCCAAACCGTTTCGCACAGAGCAGCTACGGCATGTGTGTGAGTTAGCGGTAAGGCGAGAAGATTTTATGTTGAGTAATCGTCAATTTTCCGATCAAGTTAAATACCTAGAGAAAAGTGAGCGGGAATACCGAAATATTTCGGAGAAACACCAGCAATTATTGCATAACTTACAAACAGTGGTTATGGAACTTGATGATGAATTGAATATTACGTACCTCAATTATCCTTGGAAAGTGTTGATGGGGTATGACATTCAAGCGTCAATAGGTAAATCTATTTGTGACTATTTACCGACCGAAAATCGAGAGGATTATGTAGCGCTTCAGAAAAAATTGTGCAGTGTGTTAACGGGCGAAATACTGAGCTACGAATTGGAATTATGCTTGTTGGATGATAGTGGCCAGCGCCTTTGGGCACAAATGAAGGTGCGGCGAGTTATCCATAGCGATATATCTTCGTTGACTATCTGCCTAGATAATATAACAAAGCGTAAGCAGGCCCAAGAAGAGCTTGAATATATTGCAATGCACGATGCTTTAACAGGGTTATTCAACCGTCATTATTTTGAAGAATCTTTAAAACATTTGTATGCAGATACGCTTAGAAGTAAGCGCCAGCACGGGCTGTTGTATATTGATCTTGACCATTTTAAGGTGATTAACGATACCTTCGGGCATCGCGAAGGCGATAATGTATTGAGGGAAATATCGAAATCTATGAGCCGAAGGGTTAGGGCCTCCGATATGCTATGCAGAATAGGAGGTGATGAGTACGCGGTATTAGTACACGATATCGATGAGCAAGGTTTATATGATATTGCGAAGGACATTCAAAAAATCGTAAATGATTATACGTACCATGGTGAAAACCATCAGGTGAATATGGGCTGTAGTATTGGTGTATCCCTTATGGACGGTAAGTTGGGGTGTGCTGAAGAGTATTTGATGCAGGCCGATATTGCGCTTTATGTGGCAAAAGGTCGAGGCCGCAATATTGTTCATACTTATGATCTTAGGGATAACGAAAGCGAGGAGCTACGCAGCCGAATAAATTGGGCGCAGCGTGTTCGGCAAGCGATTGCGAGTAATCGCGTTGTACTGCATTTTCAGCCTGTTTTTGATGTAAAAAAAGAAGAGTATGGGTATTACGAGGCCTTAGTTCGGTTGATTGATGAAAATGGTGCGTTAATTTACCCCGAAAAATTTATATCGGCGTTGGAGCAAACGGGCGAAATGCATTTGCTTGATCGTTGGGTGATAAAGCTCGCCGTCGAGCAGTTACGAAAAACCCCAAGCCTTAGAAAAATTGCCATCAACCTTTCGGCGCAAGCGTTTAATGATGATAATTTGGTGCCGGTTATAAAAGAGTCGCTGTCTGCCAATTTAGTCGATCCCTCTGCGATTACGTTCGAGCTTACTGAGAGCGCAAGTTTGTTTAACTTAAATGTAACAACGCGTGTGATTGATCAGTTGCACGATATTGGTTGTAGTTTTGCCATTGATGATTTTGGCTCTGGGTTTAGTAGCTTTTCGTATTTAAAGGAGTTGCCGGCTGATTTTATTAAACTGGATGGCTCGTTTGTTTGCCGGTTGCATGTAGATGACGTGGATAAGGCCCTAGTGAAATCGTTGATTCAAGTAGTGAAAGCGTTGGGTAAAAAAGCAGTTGCTGAATATGTTGAAAATGAAGAAGTGATGAAGTTGTTAGTGGAGTACGGTATAGATTACGTGCAGGGCAACTATATTGGCAAGGCGCTTGCAGTTGACGACGTATTAGCGTCCTACATGACTTATGACAGCCGTAATGATAATTTAGATGTCATGGGTGTTCTGCCTCGTTAG
- a CDS encoding GNAT family N-acetyltransferase has protein sequence MDIAIDDLTNANIIAFLQEHLHDMHATSPPESVHALDLAALSATEVTFWSVYSNQNILLGCGALKDLGAYQGEIKSMRTVSAARGTGVASTLLQHILTIARTRGYKKVFLETGSMAFFKPARQLYKKAGFTPCEPFADYTLDENSVFMTLDL, from the coding sequence ATGGACATAGCCATAGACGATTTAACCAACGCTAACATTATTGCCTTTTTACAAGAGCATCTTCACGATATGCACGCAACCTCACCGCCCGAAAGCGTGCATGCACTCGACTTAGCAGCGCTTAGTGCTACCGAGGTCACATTTTGGTCGGTATACTCCAATCAAAATATCCTGCTCGGCTGCGGCGCCTTAAAAGATTTGGGCGCATATCAAGGTGAGATTAAATCCATGCGTACCGTGAGCGCCGCACGAGGAACCGGCGTTGCCTCAACCCTTTTACAGCACATACTTACCATAGCCCGCACCCGAGGCTATAAAAAAGTATTTTTAGAAACAGGTTCCATGGCCTTTTTTAAACCCGCTAGGCAACTATATAAAAAGGCAGGGTTTACACCGTGCGAGCCTTTTGCAGACTACACGCTAGACGAGAACAGCGTATTTATGACGCTAGACTTATAA
- a CDS encoding putative signal transducing protein — MKLVFTHENKIIVENAKALLQEQGIEAIIKNEFASSGLGELSAIDTWPEVWILNNSQLTAATTLIEGLLAPSKGEIWQCKHCDEQNEPTFEICWNCQH; from the coding sequence ATGAAACTTGTCTTTACCCATGAAAATAAAATAATTGTAGAAAACGCCAAAGCTTTATTACAGGAACAAGGGATCGAAGCCATTATTAAAAACGAATTCGCCTCAAGCGGGCTAGGTGAACTTTCAGCCATAGATACCTGGCCAGAAGTGTGGATACTAAACAACAGCCAACTCACTGCAGCAACAACGCTAATAGAAGGTCTATTAGCCCCATCTAAAGGCGAAATATGGCAGTGCAAGCATTGCGATGAGCAAAACGAACCTACCTTTGAGATATGCTGGAATTGCCAGCACTAA
- a CDS encoding YqaA family protein — translation MEFFTEHGYLGLFIISFLAATLLPLSSELVLVALLLTGMHPVVLIAVASTGNILGSITNYTLGYWASTGLVPKWLRMSETEFAHAKKRFTRYGMFSLLLAWVPVIGDPLTVIAGILRVRFHWFLLLVSTGKLGRYCVITYITLYVN, via the coding sequence ATGGAATTTTTTACAGAACACGGTTACCTCGGGCTTTTTATCATCTCTTTTTTAGCCGCCACACTACTACCTTTAAGCTCTGAGCTCGTCTTAGTGGCCCTATTGCTCACCGGCATGCACCCCGTTGTTCTCATAGCCGTGGCTAGCACAGGCAACATACTAGGCTCCATAACAAACTACACGCTAGGCTACTGGGCGAGTACCGGCTTAGTACCCAAATGGTTACGTATGTCAGAAACCGAATTCGCGCATGCAAAAAAGCGATTTACACGATACGGCATGTTCTCGTTATTACTGGCCTGGGTGCCCGTCATTGGCGACCCGTTAACGGTAATCGCCGGTATTCTACGCGTACGCTTCCATTGGTTTTTATTGCTAGTGAGCACCGGAAAACTGGGCCGCTACTGCGTAATCACCTACATTACGCTGTACGTAAATTAG
- a CDS encoding DUF3465 domain-containing protein: MKSILRVLLVLMLFIVAYCWGNDTTIAALYDNQQSDVQVFGRGVVVKVLPDDTKGSRHQKFILRLDSGHTLLIAHNIDLAPRLKALKETDVVEFYGEYEWNSKGGVIHWTHRDPNNKHVGGWLRYNTRKYE, encoded by the coding sequence ATGAAAAGTATATTGAGAGTGTTGTTAGTGTTAATGCTATTTATTGTGGCCTACTGTTGGGGCAATGATACTACCATAGCGGCGCTATATGATAATCAGCAAAGTGATGTTCAGGTTTTTGGCAGGGGTGTAGTGGTAAAGGTTCTACCAGATGATACGAAGGGCAGTCGACATCAAAAATTTATACTGAGACTTGATAGTGGCCATACATTGTTGATCGCGCACAATATCGATTTAGCGCCGAGGTTGAAGGCATTAAAAGAGACTGATGTAGTTGAATTTTATGGCGAGTATGAATGGAACTCAAAAGGCGGTGTAATTCACTGGACACATCGAGACCCGAATAATAAACATGTGGGTGGCTGGTTGCGGTATAACACCAGAAAATACGAATAG
- a CDS encoding GNAT family N-acetyltransferase, producing the protein MNVLLEPMKEADYSLFIEAAVAGYAQEGVDAGRWTVNESIKKSRAETMSNLPQGLETPGHYLFDIKTLSNDLSVGYLWAATEEKHGHQSMFVYDIAIKPECRRRGYAVAAFCELEIVSARMGIDSIGLHVFSANSAAQALYRKLGYEVTGVNMQKKLGA; encoded by the coding sequence ATGAACGTTTTACTTGAGCCAATGAAAGAGGCCGACTACTCTTTGTTTATCGAAGCGGCGGTAGCGGGTTATGCTCAGGAGGGGGTAGATGCGGGGCGTTGGACCGTAAATGAGTCCATAAAAAAATCCAGAGCTGAAACAATGAGTAATCTGCCGCAGGGGTTAGAAACTCCCGGTCACTATTTGTTTGATATAAAAACATTGAGTAATGATTTGTCTGTCGGTTATCTTTGGGCGGCAACCGAAGAAAAGCATGGGCATCAATCTATGTTCGTATACGACATAGCAATAAAACCTGAATGTCGCCGAAGAGGGTATGCCGTTGCGGCCTTTTGCGAACTTGAAATTGTTTCTGCTCGTATGGGTATTGATAGTATAGGGCTGCATGTTTTTAGTGCTAATTCAGCGGCTCAAGCGCTTTACCGCAAACTTGGTTACGAAGTAACGGGTGTTAATATGCAAAAGAAGCTCGGCGCGTAA
- a CDS encoding cytochrome b, with protein sequence MYEYTVKLSSRHRYFPLVSRIANHLSIGWWANNGWRVRKGWPEPVGKHNHYELKLAKITHWILLVGSVAQPIFGMLASGASGHGFGIVKLITLVPANLVETFSLDTLGCRLPSDVEPYNKYWMNIGYALHTWIDHIMVVAVVLHFAGAFKHHLFDKDSTLKRMLGRG encoded by the coding sequence TTGTATGAATACACCGTCAAACTTTCGTCGAGGCACCGTTATTTTCCATTGGTTAGTCGCATTGCTAATCATCTTTCAATTGGCTGGTGGGCTAATAATGGTTGGAGAGTTAGGAAGGGTTGGCCAGAACCCGTGGGCAAGCATAACCACTATGAGCTTAAATTGGCCAAGATTACCCACTGGATACTCTTGGTTGGATCTGTTGCACAGCCTATATTCGGTATGTTGGCTTCAGGCGCTAGCGGGCACGGGTTTGGAATCGTTAAATTAATCACCCTCGTTCCAGCTAACCTTGTGGAGACGTTTTCGCTCGACACTCTAGGTTGTAGGCTACCGAGTGATGTAGAACCCTATAACAAGTATTGGATGAATATTGGCTACGCACTTCATACTTGGATTGACCATATAATGGTCGTGGCTGTGGTTCTTCATTTTGCTGGAGCATTTAAGCACCATTTATTTGATAAAGATTCAACATTAAAACGAATGCTGGGTAGGGGCTGA